A single region of the Nostoc sp. MS1 genome encodes:
- a CDS encoding nuclear transport factor 2 family protein, whose amino-acid sequence MTNIELIKELYRAFREKDYDAFLKICTCDLEWIQNPGFPGGKTYIGAQAVIEGVFKAFNNDWQSWSFETEQYLDAGETIIVIGKYAGCHRISGRSFLSGAAHVYDICNGKVCRFRQFTDTKIIWDAMI is encoded by the coding sequence ATGACAAATATTGAACTTATTAAAGAACTTTACCGAGCTTTTAGAGAAAAAGATTACGATGCCTTTTTGAAAATTTGCACTTGTGATCTGGAATGGATTCAAAACCCAGGATTTCCTGGAGGGAAAACTTACATCGGCGCACAAGCTGTAATTGAAGGAGTATTCAAAGCTTTCAATAACGATTGGCAGTCATGGTCATTTGAAACCGAGCAATATCTTGATGCTGGAGAAACTATTATTGTCATTGGTAAATATGCAGGCTGCCACCGCATATCAGGGAGGTCGTTTCTATCTGGGGCTGCTCATGTGTATGATATTTGTAATGGGAAAGTGTGTCGATTTCGGCAGTTTACAGATACCAAAATTATTTGGGATGCGATGATTTAG
- a CDS encoding EAL domain-containing protein, producing the protein MNKAMASDDGQLRYQSSALNALFESVSKKFSVAVVLIGSVVIIGWIKDISFLKSILPGWVAMKANTAICLILGGISLWLWHWQPKTVIKRCTAQVCAVVVSLIGLMTLLQYAFNLDFGIDQFFFQTRIDPLGDAAPGRMAVHTAFNFVLLGISLLLLNLAVPQYLVIQICTIVAFLISAMGLLGYLYGNALFYRFGSITSIAAHTAVGFLLLTSGILFACPNRGLMVLVTSKNAGGSVARFLLPASILFPPLMCWLVLSGYRLQIYTAEFGLCILSILNIIVFVCLIAWNASWLNIIDRQRQRAQTALRKANEQLEHKVFLRTRQLLITLGLLQQEIAERKSVEQALFEEKELALVTLQSIGDGVITTDATGLIKYLNPVAQALTGWNLSEALGLPLTQVFTIIDEISRQPAQNSVEKVLHSNVIVGLTNHTVLINRNGAELSIEDNAAPIRTSNGQILGAVLVFHDVTQSRNLARLLSWQATHDSLTRLANRREFENRLVQAVTSAQTSEAQHVLCYLDLDQFKIINDTCGHVAGDELLCQVASLFQTYIRPHDTLARLGGDEFGIILNNCSVNAALLITHQLREAVQNFRFVWKQDKIFNLSISIGLVAISIDTDNANGALSVADAACYVAKNQGRNRIHVYQTNDLELTKQRSEMLWVGRITQALEDNRFRLYYQSIIPLAPTYHLTEHYEVLLRLIDETGKVVSPMTFIPAAERYNLMQNIDRWVIHTFFANLAQYRNSQYPDFLSLKHSRSCLYTINLSGASINDEQFINFVCEQFISHQIPPTTICFEITETVAIKNLGKAAQFIRSLKEFGCCFALDDFGSGMSSFAYLKNLPVDYLKIDGSFVKNIVEEPVNLAMVDAINKIGQVMGLKTIAEFVENNTVLEVIQNLGVDYAQGYGIAQPVPFSFPS; encoded by the coding sequence ATGAATAAAGCTATGGCTAGTGATGATGGGCAATTGCGGTATCAGTCTTCTGCATTAAATGCTTTATTTGAGTCTGTTTCTAAAAAATTTAGTGTAGCAGTAGTTTTAATCGGTAGTGTTGTAATCATTGGTTGGATAAAAGATATTTCCTTTCTCAAGAGTATTTTGCCGGGATGGGTAGCGATGAAAGCGAACACAGCTATCTGTTTAATATTAGGGGGAATATCTTTATGGCTGTGGCATTGGCAACCAAAAACAGTCATCAAACGTTGTACTGCTCAAGTCTGTGCTGTTGTGGTTTCATTAATTGGTTTGATGACATTGCTTCAGTATGCTTTTAACTTAGACTTTGGCATAGACCAATTTTTTTTCCAAACTAGGATCGATCCGCTAGGTGATGCGGCTCCTGGTCGAATGGCGGTTCATACAGCGTTCAATTTCGTATTACTAGGAATCAGTTTACTGCTGTTAAATCTGGCTGTTCCTCAATATTTAGTGATCCAAATATGCACAATAGTGGCATTTTTGATTAGCGCAATGGGGTTGTTAGGATATTTATATGGTAATGCACTTTTTTATAGATTTGGTTCTATAACATCAATTGCCGCGCATACAGCAGTTGGATTTTTGTTGCTAACAAGCGGAATTTTATTTGCCTGTCCAAACCGTGGATTGATGGTTTTAGTCACAAGTAAGAATGCGGGTGGAAGCGTGGCAAGATTTTTATTACCTGCATCGATTTTATTTCCACCCCTCATGTGTTGGCTGGTTTTATCTGGCTATCGATTGCAGATTTATACTGCCGAGTTCGGACTGTGTATTTTAAGTATTCTGAATATTATAGTTTTTGTGTGTTTGATTGCGTGGAATGCCAGTTGGCTAAACATTATTGATCGTCAGCGTCAGCGAGCGCAAACAGCACTAAGAAAAGCAAATGAACAACTAGAACATAAAGTCTTCTTACGCACTAGACAACTATTAATAACCTTGGGTTTATTACAACAAGAGATTGCTGAACGTAAATCGGTAGAACAGGCGTTATTTGAAGAAAAAGAATTGGCTTTAGTAACATTACAATCTATTGGAGATGGGGTAATTACAACTGATGCAACAGGTTTGATTAAATACCTAAATCCAGTAGCACAAGCCTTAACTGGCTGGAACTTAAGTGAAGCATTAGGATTACCATTGACACAAGTTTTCACAATTATTGATGAAATTAGTCGTCAACCTGCACAAAATTCAGTAGAAAAAGTTTTACATTCTAATGTAATTGTAGGTCTAACTAATCATACTGTCTTAATTAACCGCAACGGTGCAGAGTTGTCGATTGAAGATAATGCTGCGCCAATTCGGACTAGCAATGGTCAGATTCTTGGTGCAGTGCTAGTGTTTCATGATGTAACTCAAAGCCGCAATTTAGCACGCTTACTATCTTGGCAAGCTACTCACGATAGCTTAACTCGATTAGCTAACAGACGCGAATTTGAAAATCGCTTAGTACAAGCTGTAACTAGTGCTCAGACATCTGAGGCACAACACGTACTATGTTATTTAGATTTAGATCAGTTCAAAATTATTAATGATACTTGTGGTCATGTTGCTGGTGATGAACTATTATGCCAAGTTGCGAGTTTGTTTCAAACTTATATACGACCGCACGATACTCTAGCACGTTTAGGTGGAGATGAGTTTGGCATCATACTCAATAATTGCTCTGTTAATGCTGCCTTATTAATTACTCATCAATTACGTGAAGCAGTCCAAAATTTTCGTTTTGTGTGGAAGCAGGACAAAATCTTTAATTTAAGCATCAGCATCGGTTTAGTTGCCATCAGTATTGATACTGATAATGCGAATGGTGCTTTAAGTGTGGCCGATGCAGCTTGCTATGTTGCTAAGAATCAAGGGCGCAATCGTATACACGTTTATCAGACTAATGATTTGGAGTTAACAAAACAACGAAGTGAAATGTTATGGGTAGGAAGAATTACTCAAGCGTTAGAAGACAATCGTTTTCGCCTTTATTATCAGTCTATTATTCCTTTAGCTCCTACTTATCATTTAACAGAGCATTATGAAGTTCTTCTGCGCTTGATTGACGAAACTGGTAAAGTAGTCTCCCCAATGACATTTATTCCAGCAGCTGAACGTTATAATCTCATGCAAAATATTGACCGTTGGGTAATTCATACCTTCTTTGCTAATCTTGCGCAATACAGAAATTCTCAATATCCTGATTTTCTATCACTTAAACACAGTCGTAGCTGTTTATATACGATTAATCTTTCTGGCGCAAGTATTAATGACGAGCAATTTATCAATTTTGTGTGCGAACAATTTATCTCACATCAAATACCACCAACTACTATTTGTTTTGAAATTACGGAAACTGTTGCGATTAAAAACCTGGGTAAAGCTGCTCAATTTATTCGTTCACTCAAGGAATTTGGTTGTTGCTTTGCCTTAGACGATTTTGGTAGTGGTATGTCTTCG
- a CDS encoding DEAD/DEAH box helicase, translating to MTDFASNSSQIQTKLLAKKYFELHPSAQKIIQLFAVIYAPIDKNSFLSCISKTRALDENNKPWGTKTLSSQIDKLVKSGLLIQESRSGTECHPLLTEIATRHAVQTGQFESQVMAVEEKLPIRKHWQNEARMFQSLRQCIREIRIGFYRKDPGFINKQIEDYQKYSYSQEKLAIEKILEQICNNPFDADWLHTLPQGLFESCISSILLNATLKLSACEDAFMLLEAECSTDGKHRSDYLHLILTEQLLLRGCSQEAQESLEQISDEYQHNAAVFWGWLSFLRGENDQAIKYYTDALKALKKATGKRQVYFNTIGGLFFILALLKDGSAQSLRQAEDYANLIARQSDHWLSFIYARLEMVLQVHLGDITKKQFVVNSHISPVEEEISLQTLFCSLCLYWMDADSAKKRLPNLLEPLYRRSLASGHHWLAMETAELLSRLKPSSNYDQQAATLREDSGIQTIVDLIQPQEAWEMCLNALANLQKEPQTQPKAESELRLAWFITFSGNRCIVQPREQKVNAKGEWSKGRPIAIKRLSSGLSEFNYITPQDIRVCSCIETYGDGSYYGKVEYIFNEKAICALIGHPLVFWEDAPNIRVEIVKGEPELLVKKGKHGRLTLEFSPKLPASQNILNIKETPTRIKVIEITSEHRRITEILGKDNKLNVPAIAEKQVLAAINAVSGIVTVHSDIGGGSEGAEEVPAQTLPHIHLLPANTGLKITILSRPFAQGGPYYRPGAGGETVIAEIDGKRLQTRRNLPEEKQLAKNAVAACPTLSRTQERDGEWLIEDPEECLELLLELQALGSSVVMAWPEGEKLRVSHQADLKDFNLSIQRQQDWFAATGELKLNQDLVLDMQQLLELLEKTPSRFIPLGDGQFLALTQAFRKRLDELRMFSEKHSKGIRFHPLATLGLEDFVDEVGKLKTDKHWKAHIQRLQEMKNLQPELPSTFGAELRDYQMDGFCWLSRLAHWGVGACLADQMGLGKTVQALAVILRNAHEGPTLIIAPTSVCMNWVSEAQKFAPTLNIIQFTGANRQKLLDNLQPLDMLVCSYGLLQQEEVAQMLSGVQWQTIVLDEAQAIKNMTTKRSQAAMNLKANFKLLTTGTPIENHLGELWNLFRFINPGLLGSFESFNQRFAIPIEKYQDKLARNKLKKLIQPFLLRRTKNQVLEELPSRTEILLHVELSREEKAFYEALRRQAISKLSESNAEAGNKHLQVLAEIMKLRRACCNPSLVMPDTELSSSKLQLFGEVLGELLENRHKALVFSQFVDHLHIIRDYLDKQSINYQYLDGSTSVAERKKRVDAFQAGNGDVFLISLKAGGTGLNLTAADYVIHTDPWWNPAVEDQASDRAHRIGQQRPVTIYRLVAKDTIEEKIVELHHHKRDLADSLLEGADMSGKISTEALLELITEV from the coding sequence ATGACTGATTTTGCCTCTAATTCTTCCCAAATACAAACAAAACTACTTGCTAAGAAATACTTTGAGTTACACCCTTCTGCACAAAAAATTATCCAATTATTTGCAGTAATTTATGCACCCATAGACAAAAATTCATTTTTAAGCTGTATTAGTAAAACTCGCGCTTTAGATGAAAACAATAAACCTTGGGGGACGAAAACTCTCAGTTCGCAAATTGATAAATTGGTAAAATCAGGCTTATTAATACAGGAAAGTAGATCGGGTACTGAATGTCATCCTTTACTTACAGAAATTGCAACTCGTCATGCTGTACAAACCGGACAGTTTGAGAGCCAAGTTATGGCAGTTGAGGAAAAGCTACCCATACGGAAGCACTGGCAAAACGAAGCTCGGATGTTCCAAAGCTTACGCCAGTGTATCAGAGAAATCCGCATAGGTTTTTACCGTAAAGACCCTGGTTTTATTAATAAGCAAATTGAAGATTACCAGAAATACAGTTATAGCCAAGAAAAACTAGCGATAGAAAAGATATTAGAGCAGATATGCAATAATCCATTTGACGCAGATTGGCTGCATACCCTACCTCAAGGATTATTTGAAAGCTGTATATCTAGTATCCTGCTCAATGCCACACTAAAATTGTCTGCTTGTGAAGATGCGTTTATGCTGCTGGAAGCAGAATGCTCTACAGATGGAAAACATCGCTCAGATTATCTGCACTTGATTTTAACAGAGCAATTGCTGTTACGCGGTTGTAGCCAAGAAGCACAAGAGAGTTTAGAGCAGATATCTGATGAATATCAACATAACGCTGCGGTTTTTTGGGGTTGGTTAAGTTTTCTGCGGGGTGAGAACGACCAAGCTATTAAATATTATACAGATGCTCTCAAAGCCCTGAAAAAAGCTACAGGCAAACGCCAAGTATATTTTAATACTATAGGCGGGTTATTTTTCATCCTAGCACTGTTAAAAGATGGTTCAGCGCAAAGCCTACGCCAAGCAGAAGATTACGCTAATCTGATTGCGCGTCAATCAGATCATTGGCTGAGTTTTATTTATGCCAGACTGGAAATGGTATTGCAAGTTCACCTTGGTGATATTACCAAAAAACAATTTGTAGTCAATTCGCATATTTCTCCTGTAGAAGAAGAAATTAGCTTACAAACATTGTTTTGCTCACTATGTCTTTACTGGATGGATGCTGATAGTGCTAAAAAACGCTTACCTAATTTATTAGAGCCATTATATAGGAGATCGCTCGCCTCCGGTCATCACTGGTTGGCAATGGAAACAGCAGAACTCCTATCTCGACTCAAACCCAGTAGTAATTATGATCAACAAGCAGCAACACTGCGAGAAGATAGCGGTATCCAAACTATCGTAGACCTAATTCAACCGCAAGAAGCTTGGGAAATGTGCCTCAATGCCCTGGCAAATCTTCAAAAGGAACCACAAACACAGCCAAAAGCAGAGTCAGAACTACGTTTAGCATGGTTCATTACCTTCTCTGGTAACAGATGTATCGTGCAACCACGGGAACAGAAAGTTAATGCCAAAGGAGAGTGGAGTAAAGGTCGTCCCATCGCCATCAAGCGTTTAAGCAGTGGACTGAGTGAGTTTAATTACATCACACCCCAAGATATACGAGTATGTAGTTGTATTGAGACATACGGCGATGGCTCTTATTATGGCAAAGTTGAGTATATATTCAATGAAAAAGCCATCTGTGCCTTAATTGGACACCCGTTGGTTTTTTGGGAAGATGCGCCCAATATCCGTGTAGAAATCGTCAAAGGAGAACCGGAACTACTAGTCAAAAAAGGAAAACATGGTCGTCTCACCTTAGAATTTTCTCCCAAGTTACCAGCATCACAAAATATTCTGAATATTAAAGAAACCCCAACCCGTATTAAAGTCATTGAAATTACTAGCGAACATCGACGGATTACAGAGATCCTTGGTAAAGATAATAAATTAAATGTGCCGGCGATCGCCGAGAAGCAAGTTTTGGCAGCCATTAATGCCGTCTCTGGTATCGTCACAGTACATTCTGACATCGGTGGCGGCTCAGAAGGAGCAGAAGAAGTACCCGCCCAAACTCTCCCCCATATTCACCTGTTACCCGCCAATACGGGTTTGAAAATCACCATTTTGTCCCGCCCCTTTGCCCAAGGTGGCCCCTACTACCGTCCTGGTGCTGGTGGTGAAACTGTCATTGCCGAGATTGACGGTAAACGTTTGCAAACTAGACGCAATCTGCCCGAAGAGAAGCAACTAGCCAAAAACGCTGTAGCCGCCTGCCCTACCTTGAGTCGCACCCAAGAACGAGATGGGGAATGGCTAATAGAAGACCCAGAGGAATGTTTAGAATTACTCCTAGAACTGCAAGCATTGGGAAGCAGCGTAGTCATGGCATGGCCAGAAGGAGAAAAGCTGCGTGTCAGCCACCAAGCAGACCTGAAAGACTTTAATTTATCAATTCAACGTCAACAAGACTGGTTTGCTGCTACTGGTGAGTTGAAATTGAATCAAGACTTAGTGCTGGATATGCAGCAACTCCTAGAACTGTTGGAGAAAACCCCTAGTCGTTTTATCCCCCTTGGTGATGGTCAATTTCTGGCTTTAACCCAAGCTTTTCGCAAACGCCTGGACGAATTGCGGATGTTTTCAGAAAAACACAGTAAAGGTATCCGGTTTCACCCATTAGCAACATTAGGGTTAGAGGATTTTGTCGATGAAGTAGGTAAGCTAAAAACAGATAAACACTGGAAAGCGCATATCCAGCGCCTCCAGGAGATGAAAAACCTCCAACCAGAATTACCATCTACATTTGGGGCAGAATTACGTGACTATCAGATGGATGGCTTCTGTTGGCTGTCGCGGCTGGCGCATTGGGGTGTGGGTGCTTGTTTGGCAGACCAAATGGGACTGGGCAAGACCGTGCAAGCCTTGGCTGTCATCCTCAGAAACGCCCATGAAGGGCCGACCCTGATTATTGCTCCCACTTCCGTGTGCATGAATTGGGTGAGTGAAGCCCAGAAGTTTGCTCCCACCCTAAATATTATTCAATTTACTGGAGCTAACCGCCAAAAATTACTGGATAATTTACAACCCTTGGATATGTTGGTATGCAGTTATGGTTTATTGCAGCAGGAAGAAGTAGCGCAAATGCTTTCTGGGGTACAGTGGCAAACGATTGTCTTAGATGAAGCCCAGGCAATCAAAAATATGACCACTAAACGTTCCCAGGCTGCCATGAACCTAAAAGCTAATTTTAAGTTGCTGACTACTGGAACTCCCATTGAGAATCATCTAGGTGAGTTGTGGAATCTGTTCCGCTTTATTAATCCTGGGTTATTGGGTTCTTTTGAAAGTTTTAATCAACGCTTTGCTATCCCCATTGAAAAATATCAGGATAAACTTGCACGTAATAAACTCAAAAAACTGATTCAACCATTTCTTCTGCGACGGACTAAAAATCAGGTACTAGAAGAGTTACCTTCCCGCACCGAAATTTTACTTCATGTGGAGTTGAGCCGGGAAGAGAAAGCATTTTATGAAGCGTTGCGTCGTCAGGCGATATCTAAACTCAGCGAAAGTAATGCCGAAGCAGGAAATAAACATTTGCAAGTTTTAGCTGAGATTATGAAACTGCGTCGTGCTTGCTGTAATCCCAGCCTCGTTATGCCTGACACTGAATTATCCAGTTCCAAGTTGCAACTTTTTGGTGAGGTGCTGGGTGAACTTCTAGAAAATCGCCATAAGGCATTGGTATTTAGTCAATTTGTTGACCATCTGCACATCATTCGAGATTACTTGGATAAACAAAGTATTAATTATCAATACTTAGATGGCAGCACTTCTGTAGCAGAGCGTAAAAAACGGGTAGATGCGTTCCAAGCAGGGAACGGCGATGTCTTTCTCATTAGCCTCAAAGCGGGAGGTACAGGACTCAATTTAACTGCTGCCGATTATGTCATCCATACAGACCCCTGGTGGAATCCTGCCGTGGAAGACCAAGCCTCAGACCGCGCACATCGCATTGGGCAACAACGCCCGGTGACAATTTATCGCTTAGTAGCAAAGGATACCATTGAAGAAAAGATTGTAGAATTGCATCACCACAAGCGAGATTTAGCAGACAGCCTATTGGAAGGTGCTGATATGAGTGGCAAGATATCAACAGAAGCCTTATTAGAACTGATCACTGAAGTGTAA